The sequence ATTCAAGCAAAAGTTTTACCGCTTTAGCGGCTTTTTTTTCGTCAAAATTAAATTTTTTCATTTTTAAATTTTATAATGCCGCAAGTTTTTCGCCTTTAACTATTTTATCCAAATCCTGCCCTGAAAGAGTTTCGCGGTCAATTAAATAATCTACGACTTTATCTAAAATTTTTCTGTTGTCCGTAAGAATTTTTACCGCTTTTTTGCTGGCGGCGTCTATTATTTTTTTAATCTCGTAATCTATAAGTTCCGACATTTTTTCAGAAAGATGAGAATCTTTTGAAATATCTCTGCCGAGGAAAATTTCTTCTTTGCCTTTATCTAAAGCCATCGGCCCTACTTTGTCGCTCATACCGTAAACGGCAACCATTTTAGTGGCAAGTTTTGTAGCTTCGGCAATATCCTGCGTTGCGCCGGAAGTAATGTCTTTATAAACTATCTCTTCAGCCGCGCGACCGCCGAAAAATATCGCTATTTGATTTAACGCTTCTTTTTTTGAAATGGTGTTTTTATCGTATTCCGGCAGCTGCATTGTATAACCCAAAGCCGCGCCTCGGGGAATTATTGTAACTTTATGGACAGGGTCTGTGCCCGGAAGAAATTTTGCAACAAGCGCGTGCCCCGCTTCGTGATATGCCGTCATCTTAATTTCCTTCTCGGTTCTAAGCATAGATTTTCTTGCGGGTCCCGCGTAAACTCTGTCTATGGCTTCTTCAAAGTTTTTCATGGTAACGTTTTCCTGCCCGTATCTTGCGGCAAGAAGAGCGCCTTCGTTTATAATATTTGCCAAATCCGCGCCGACAAAGCCCGGAGTTTGTTTTGCGATAACATTCAAATTTACATCATCGGCAAGTTTAACTTTTTTTGCGTGCACTTCTAAAATTTGTTCTCTGTCTTTTAATTCCGGACGGGCAACTACAACCTGTCTGTCAAAACGTCCCGGACGAAGTAGCGCCGGATCTAAAACGTCGGGTCTGTTTGTGGCGGCAATTAAAATAACGCCTTCTTTTGTATCAAAACCGTCCATCTCAACAAGCAGCTGATTTAAAGTTTGTTCTCTTTCGTCGTGACCGCCGCCAAGACCCGCGCCTCTGTGTCTGCCTACGGCGTCTATTTCGTCCACAAACAAAAGGCACGGCGCGTTGCGTCTGCCCTGTTCAAATAAATCTCTTACTCTTGACGCGCCAACGCCTACAAACATCTCAACAAATTCCGAACCGCTTGAAGAAAAAAACGGAACGCCGGCTTCTCCCGCCACCGCTTTTGCAAGAAGCGTTTTGCCCGTTCCCGGAGCTCCTACAAGCAGAACTCCTTTAGGAATTTTTCCGCCAAGCTTTTGAAATTTTGCCGGATCTTTTAAAAACTCTACAACTTCGCTTAACTCTTCTTTTGCTTCGTTTGCGCCGGCAACGTCTTTAAAAGTAACTTTTGTGTTTCCGCTTCCGGCAAGTTTGGCTTTTGATTTTCCAAAAGACATGGCTTGTTTGTTTCCGTTAGACATTCCCTTCATCATCCACAAAAAGAAAATTATAAGAATAATTATAGGGCCGAAACTTATAAGCGCGTTTAAAAACCATTTATCGTTTAAACTGGCGGAAAAATTTTTAATTTTCGCGGCTTCCATATCTTTTATCAAAGACGGATCGTTCATCGGAACGGTTTTAAACTTCTTTACGGTTCCGTCGGCGTCTTTAAACTCGCCTTTTATAACTTCCGGAGAAACGACAACTTTTGTTACCGCGCCGGATGTTACGTATTGCTTAAACTGCGAATATTCAAGTTTTTCTTCGCCCTGTTTTTGTTTGGCGGAGTTCATAAGCATAAATATCATGGCAAATAACGCTACCCAAAAAATAACAAACCACGGACTTCTCTGCTTCATTGCGCGCCCTCTCTTATAAAAAACTATTTTTTAATTTTTGAAAATACGGCTTTGTTACCCTTTACGGAAAAACTCCACTGCGAGGAAAGTTTAAAAACGGATTTATCTTTGGACAAAATTTTATCGGAAATTAAATCTATTACGGCGCTGTATTTTTTGTCCGGAATTAAATTTTTCAGTATTCTAAACCTTATTGTTTCATTATACCGTAAAAACGTTGGTAAATCAAGCAAAATCCTGTTTTTTGATATTTTAGCGCATTTTTTCAAAAAATTGATTGAAATTGCCTCTAAATACGCATCTTCGCGCTCTTGAATTCTACTTAAGGAAAATATTCTTTCTAACGCAAGCGGATTAATCTTTTCAACGGCAGGCACAACGGTGTGTCTTATTTTATTTCTTGTATATTCAAGCGAAAAATTACTTTTGTCCGTAGAAAAAGGGAGTTTTTGTTTTTTAACGTATTCGTCTATAAGCGTTCTTCTTACCGAAAGCAGCGGACGAATTATTTCTATTTTTTTACTTATTTTTCTTGTTTGCGGAATGCCGGAAAAATTTCCGCTTCCTCTTAAAAGCCACATTAAAACCGTTTCAGCGTTATCGTTTGCATTATGAGCAGTGGCAATTTTATTAAACTTATGCTTTGTCGCCGCATCTTCCAAAGCCGCGTATCTTAATTCTCTTGCGGCGGTTTCAATTGAAATTTTTGCAGCCTTTGAATACTCTTTAACAAGAAGTCTGCCGAGCATGCACGTAATTGCGAGTTTTTTGCAAAAATTTAAAACTTGCTTTGCCTCGCGCGAAGATTCTTTTCTTAATCCGTGGTTTAAATTTAAAACGGCAATATCTATTTTTATTTTTTTTGAGAGACGCCAAAACATATGAAGCATG is a genomic window of Endomicrobium proavitum containing:
- the ftsH gene encoding ATP-dependent zinc metalloprotease FtsH, which encodes MKQRSPWFVIFWVALFAMIFMLMNSAKQKQGEEKLEYSQFKQYVTSGAVTKVVVSPEVIKGEFKDADGTVKKFKTVPMNDPSLIKDMEAAKIKNFSASLNDKWFLNALISFGPIIILIIFFLWMMKGMSNGNKQAMSFGKSKAKLAGSGNTKVTFKDVAGANEAKEELSEVVEFLKDPAKFQKLGGKIPKGVLLVGAPGTGKTLLAKAVAGEAGVPFFSSSGSEFVEMFVGVGASRVRDLFEQGRRNAPCLLFVDEIDAVGRHRGAGLGGGHDEREQTLNQLLVEMDGFDTKEGVILIAATNRPDVLDPALLRPGRFDRQVVVARPELKDREQILEVHAKKVKLADDVNLNVIAKQTPGFVGADLANIINEGALLAARYGQENVTMKNFEEAIDRVYAGPARKSMLRTEKEIKMTAYHEAGHALVAKFLPGTDPVHKVTIIPRGAALGYTMQLPEYDKNTISKKEALNQIAIFFGGRAAEEIVYKDITSGATQDIAEATKLATKMVAVYGMSDKVGPMALDKGKEEIFLGRDISKDSHLSEKMSELIDYEIKKIIDAASKKAVKILTDNRKILDKVVDYLIDRETLSGQDLDKIVKGEKLAAL
- the tilS gene encoding tRNA lysidine(34) synthetase TilS, translated to MKAWEGFYKNIIRSELVKNGDRILLAVSGGADSMSMLHMFWRLSKKIKIDIAVLNLNHGLRKESSREAKQVLNFCKKLAITCMLGRLLVKEYSKAAKISIETAARELRYAALEDAATKHKFNKIATAHNANDNAETVLMWLLRGSGNFSGIPQTRKISKKIEIIRPLLSVRRTLIDEYVKKQKLPFSTDKSNFSLEYTRNKIRHTVVPAVEKINPLALERIFSLSRIQEREDAYLEAISINFLKKCAKISKNRILLDLPTFLRYNETIRFRILKNLIPDKKYSAVIDLISDKILSKDKSVFKLSSQWSFSVKGNKAVFSKIKK